In the Gossypium raimondii isolate GPD5lz chromosome 9, ASM2569854v1, whole genome shotgun sequence genome, one interval contains:
- the LOC105800122 gene encoding scarecrow-like protein 8, which produces MASGHSTGGPDFYAGIEGRSVASNQTTAPYRTRIPGIFMDPASQIVNRAVPNLVGKRTLADFQKQQLHYNHPVRNDLLYLRSVKPRTTYQHSSTISPMDFSSNLSPDVMGNFSSPSSCISQRYYGLPLLQHPRPQQAMNPGFSSVQQMSPIQMRVVHPQDPEKKMMNRLQELEKQLLDDENDDEGDAVSVISNTNSEWSETIQNLISSGSPIQPVAPSSTSSTTSSSSSTTSVVSPAPTSSKQTIMEAASAIAEGKTDVANEILTRLAQDSNAKGNSEQRFVACMLLALKSRINSVENPPPVAELFSKEHAAATQLLYDLSPCFKLGFLAANLAILDATRDQPSCNKLHIIDFDIGKGRQYINLLHALSERGSGKPALVKITAIADNGGDERVKMVEDKLSEIAERFGVCMKFNVVASPKLIDLSRESLGCEPDEPLAINFAFNLYRMPDESVSVENQRDELLRRVKGLTPSVVTLVEHEMNTNTAPFTSRVGEASAYYGALFDSIESSVPREKSERVMVEEGLCRKIANSVSCEGRERVERCEVFGKWRARMSMAGFELKPLSESVAESMRARLNSGNRVNPGFTVKEENGGVCFGWMGRTLTVASAWR; this is translated from the coding sequence ATGGCATCCGGGCACTCCACCGGCGGCCCAGATTTTTACGCCGGAATAGAAGGCAGATCCGTGGCCAGCAACCAAACGACTGCACCTTATAGGACCCGAATCCCTGGAATCTTCATGGACCCGGCGTCTCAGATCGTAAACCGAGCCGTACCCAACCTCGTCGGCAAGCGAACGCTGGCGGACTTCCAAAAGCAACAACTCCACTACAATCATCCAGTCCGCAATGATCTACTTTATCTCCGTTCTGTTAAGCCCAGGACTACTTACCAGCACAGTTCTACCATTTCTCCCATGGATTTCTCCTCCAACTTGTCGCCGGACGTTATGGGTAATTTCTCGTCTCCTTCTTCTTGCATATCCCAGCGGTATTACGGACTACCGCTTTTACAACATCCAAGGCCGCAGCAGGCCATGAACCCTGGGTTTTCAAGCGTTCAGCAAATGAGCCCAATTCAGATGCGGGTGGTCCATCCTCAAGACCcggagaagaagatgatgaatcgGCTTCAAGAGCTGGAGAAACAACTGTTGGACGACGAGAACGACGACGAAGGAGATGCGGTCTCGGTGATTAGCAATACAAACAGCGAGTGGTCGGAAACCATACAAAACTTGATCAGTTCCGGCAGCCCTATCCAGCCGGTTGCCCCATCTTCAACTTCTTCAACTACTTCATCGTCTTCGTCCACGACATCGGTGGTTTCTCCAGCTCCGACTTCTTCAAAACAGACAATAATGGAGGCTGCATCAGCTATTGCCGAGGGAAAAACTGACGTCGCTAATGAGATCCTGACCCGATTAGCTCAAGACAGCAACGCTAAAGGGAATTCAGAGCAGAGGTTCGTGGCTTGCATGTTGTTGGCTCTTAAATCGCGGATAAACTCAGTAGAAAATCCGCCGCCGGTGGCTGAGTTGTTCAGCAAGGAACACGCTGCCGCCACTCAGTTGCTTTATGACCTGTCTCCTTGTTTTAAGCTTGGTTTCTTGGCTGCTAATCTGGCTATCCTGGATGCCACTCGGGATCAACCAAGCTGTAATAAGCTACATattatagattttgatattGGGAAAGGAAGGCAGTACATTAATCTTCTCCACGCGCTATCGGAGCGCGGGAGCGGGAAGCCAGCGCTGGTGAAAATAACAGCTATTGCAGATAATGGTGGGGATGAGAGGGTGAAGATGGTTGAGGATAAGTTGAGTGAAATCGCTGAGCGATTTGGAGTTTGTATGAAATTTAACGTGGTAGCGAGTCCTAAACTCATCGATCTAAGTCGGGAGTCCCTGGGTTGCGAACCAGACGAGCCATTGGCTATTAATTTTGCGTTCAATCTTTACCGAATGCCCGACGAGAGCGTGTCGGTGGAGAATCAGAGAGACGAGCTTCTCCGTCGCGTGAAAGGATTGACACCGAGCGTGGTGACATTGGTGGAACATGAAATGAACACCAACACGGCGCCGTTCACGTCGCGGGTGGGAGAAGCGTCCGCATATTACGGGGCGTTATTTGACTCGATTGAGTCGAGCGTGCCGAGGGAGAAGTCAGAACGAGTGATGGTGGAGGAAGGGTTGTGCCGCAAGATTGCCAACTCAGTGTCGTGTGAGGGGAGAGAGCGCGTGGAAAGATGCGAGGTTTTTGGGAAGTGGAGGGCCCGGATGAGCATGGCGGGGTTCGAGTTAAAGCCACTGAGTGAGAGCGTGGCAGAGTCGATGCGTGCTAGACTGAATTCGGGTAACCGGGTTAACCCGGGATTCACCGTGAAAGAAGAAAATGGAGGGGTTTGCTTTGGTTGGATGGGCCGAACTCTTACCGTCGCATCTGCTTGGCGTTAA